The window GTAAATGCGTTGTGTCCGTTGCGTCCGATGcgtccaaaattaaaaacaaacctACAAACATGATACGACCTGTCCAATATGGATGGGGTTTGCGTCCCATCCGTCCGACATCGCATCGGTCGTACTCGCCGTAcgaattgaaaaacaaatcattttgtttttcgaCTTATCGGACGCAAAAACGGAGGGACGTAttcatctattttaatattaattaaatacaatattatataggtaaataaataaaatatatataatatttaaaaaaatggagTTATTGATTTCCGAAGTCCAAAAACGACCAGTGTTATggaataaatttcataacaaATATAGAGATAGGATCCACAATGAAAAGGAATGGAAAGAAGTtgcaataaaaactaaaatgaatagtaagtaataagtatataattttttaaatgtaatttaataatattacaattaaataataaatacgatatacatattatacaaataattcttaaattaaaatacttttaaaattattgatgattaaatttttatgtgattatttgttgatttttattgcGATTTATGCTGATCTCTAAATgtacaacataattataaactttaaaattattccttgtaaaacttaaattttattctctTGAAAATActgaacaaaattatttctaatctGAATAGCCGTACGGGATGCACGATTATTAGATCTATGTCTTGGATTTATTCCCAtaagttgattattatttgaatttgtattgGATTCATgaaaggtatttattatttcttgatTTCTTAACTCATCTTTttcaatatctattattacattatgcaATATACAAACCGCTTTTACAATGTGATCGGCATTTTCAACTTTAGTTTCTATTGCCTTCAATAAAATTCGAAATTTTGAGAAAGCGATACCGAATGCACATTCAACAGTCATTCTAGCTCTGGATAATCTGTAGTTATAATATGACTTCTTTGTTTCTTGTGCTTGTTTCCTTGGAAATGGcctcattaaataatttcttagaGGAAACGCTTCATCACCAACAAAAACATAGGGGGCTAAGATATCTGAATTGTTCAATTTTCTTTCTATTGGTAATTTGAGAGTACCGTTTTCTAGACGCTGGTGAAAATTTGTATTGCACAAAATACCACTATCATTGTCCTTACCATAACCGCCAacgtttatcattataaatctatatttggCGTCTACAACTGCcattaaaacaatagaaaaatatagtttgtaaTTGTAAAACATACTTCCTGAGTTTTTAGGACATTTCAATCTTATGTGTTTCCCGTCAATACTACTCGCACAATTATGAAAATTCCATTTTTCGTAGAACTCGTcagctattattttaaagtggtCAACAGTAGGAGTAGGCATGTGTTTA is drawn from Aphis gossypii isolate Hap1 unplaced genomic scaffold, ASM2018417v2 Contig00444, whole genome shotgun sequence and contains these coding sequences:
- the LOC126554189 gene encoding uncharacterized protein LOC126554189, which encodes YLATGLAFRQLALTFRISKSGVAQIVIDVCKAIWCTLKDKHMPTPTVDHFKIIADEFYEKWNFHNCASSIDGKHIRLKCPKNSGIVDAKYRFIMINVGGYGKDNDSGILCNTNFHQRLENGTLKLPIERKLNNSDILAPYVFVGDEAFPLRNYLMRPFPRKQAQETKKSYYNYRLSRARMTVECAFGIAFSKFRILLKAIETKVENADHIVKAVCILHNVIIDIEKDELRNQEIINTFHESNTNSNNNQLMGINPRHRSNNRASRTAIQIRNNFVQYFQENKI